Proteins encoded by one window of Labrus bergylta chromosome 2, fLabBer1.1, whole genome shotgun sequence:
- the ostf1 gene encoding osteoclast-stimulating factor 1, with the protein MSKPPPKPAKPGQVKVYRAMFNFDPRTPDELYFEEGDILYISDSTDSNWWKGTCRGKTGLIPSNYVAEHAETIDNPMHEAAKRGNLCWLRECVENKVGINGLDKAGNTALYWGCHGGHKDVVELLLSQPNVELDQQNKLGDTVLHAACWKGYSDIVQMLLAKNPRTDIRNNENKLAIEMATNPMCASLLKKKQGGNITRTQSNAEEYLDDEDSD; encoded by the exons GCCAAGTCAAAGTGTACAGAGCCATGTTCAACTTTGACCCAAGAACG ccagACGAGCTGTACTTTGAAGAAGGAGACATCTTGTACATCTCTGACTCA ACTGACTCTAACTGGTGGAAGGGGACGTGCAGAGGAAAGACTGGACTCATTCCAAGTAACTATG tggcTGAACATGCAGAAACTATTGACAATCCTATGCATGAAGCAGCCAAACGAG gtaacctgTGCTGGCTGAGGGAATGTGTGGAGAACAAGGTTGGAATCAATGGGCTGGATAAGGCTGGAAACACTGCCCTCTACTGGGGATGCCATGGAGGACATAAAG ATGTGGTGGAGCTGCTGCTTAGCCAGCCGAATGTGGAGCTCGATCAACAg AATAAACTCGGGGACACAGTGCTGCACGCTGCTTGCTGGAAGGGTTATTCTGACATTGTGCAAATGTTGCTGGCTAAGA ATCCAAGGACAGACATCAGGAACAACGAGAACAAGCTGGCTATTGAGATGGCCACAAACCCCATGTGTGCTTCACTTCTAAAAAAGAAGCAGGGAGGCA ACATCACCCGCACACAGAGCAACGCCGAGGAGTATTTGGACGACGAAGACTCGGACTGA